The proteins below are encoded in one region of Acetoanaerobium noterae:
- a CDS encoding MetQ/NlpA family ABC transporter substrate-binding protein: MNIKKLLVLISALIVVVAFVGCASQQEVANSDNVIKIGASPVPHAEILEEIKPILKEQGIELEIIEFTDYVTPNLALDSKEIDANFFQHLPYLESFTRENNLKLSSIGNVHVEPLGLYSKKLGSIEELKDSAQIAIPNDPTNEGRALILLENNGLIKLKENSGLEATLKDIESNPKNIEFKEVEAAQLPRTLEDVDASVINTNYAIEAGLDLTKDALLSEGKESPYANILVVRPEDEKNENLIKVLNALQSDEVKSFIEKKYGGAVVPAF; encoded by the coding sequence ATGAATATAAAAAAATTATTAGTATTAATATCAGCTTTAATCGTGGTAGTAGCTTTTGTAGGTTGTGCTTCTCAGCAAGAAGTAGCTAACAGTGACAACGTAATAAAAATAGGAGCCTCACCAGTTCCTCATGCAGAAATACTTGAAGAAATTAAACCTATATTAAAAGAGCAAGGTATTGAACTTGAGATAATTGAATTTACGGATTATGTTACTCCAAACCTAGCACTTGACAGCAAAGAAATAGATGCTAACTTCTTTCAGCATCTTCCGTATCTAGAGTCATTTACAAGAGAAAATAATTTAAAGCTATCTAGTATAGGAAATGTTCATGTTGAGCCTCTAGGACTTTATTCAAAAAAACTAGGCTCAATAGAGGAACTAAAAGATAGCGCTCAGATTGCGATACCAAATGACCCGACAAATGAAGGAAGAGCGCTTATATTACTTGAAAATAATGGCTTAATAAAATTAAAAGAAAACTCTGGACTAGAAGCGACGCTTAAAGATATAGAAAGCAATCCTAAAAACATTGAATTCAAAGAAGTAGAGGCGGCTCAGCTTCCTAGAACCTTAGAAGATGTAGATGCAAGCGTAATAAATACGAACTATGCTATTGAAGCAGGACTGGATTTAACTAAGGATGCCTTATTATCTGAAGGCAAAGAATCTCCCTATGCAAATATACTTGTAGTAAGACCTGAGGATGAAAAAAATGAAAACCTAATCAAAGTACTAAATGCACTTCAAAGTGATGAAGTGAAAAGCTTTATAGAAAAGAAATATGGAGGAGCAGTTGTTCCAGCTTTCTAA
- a CDS encoding DNA polymerase III subunit alpha: protein MDKKFVHLHLHTQYSLLDGFAKIDKLIQRAKDYSMDAVAITDHGVMFGVIDFYKKAKANGIKPIIGCEVYTASRTYKDKEGIDKKSGHLILLAENEKGYRNLVKLVSMGFVEGFYYKPRIDYKILKEHSEGLIGLSACLAGEIQQKLMNGQYKEAKEIALMLRDIFGENNFFLELQDHGIREQKKVNIFLRKLSQDTGIPLVATNDVHYVDKDDAKTHDILLCIQTGKTLADEHKMEFETDEFYFKSQSEMYELFPDDAQALRNTWKIANRCNVDFDFNTIHLPEYSVPENKAPSEYLRQLCQNGLVDRYKTIDSKLQERLDFELNVIENMGYVEYFLIVWDFIDFSKRSNIMVGPGRGSAAGSIVAYTLGITDIDPIKYGLLFERFLNPERVSMPDIDIDFCYEKREKVIDYVREKYGSDHVSQIITFGTLGARSSIRDVGRVMGISYSDVDKVAKEIPFALNMTIEKALDLNPNLRKIYNEDEKARELIDVAKNVEGLPRHASTHAAGVVISKEPVDHYVPLYTQDNAVTTQFPMTTLEELGLLKMDFLGLRTLTVIQKAIDIILRTRNITIDFSNSDYDDKAVYELLSSGDTLGVFQLESSGMRQFMKELKPETFEDIVAGISLYRPGPMDSIPLYIKNKNNPDSVVYDHESIRPILEVTRGILVYQEQVMQVVRDLAGYSYGRSDLVRRAMSKKKMDVMEEERRNFVYGKEDENGNIEINGCVRNGIPEKIANKIFDDMIDFANYAFNKSHAAAYAVLAYETAYLKAYYPVEFMAAIMTSVMGNTDKVVEYIRECERLKIEVLKPDVNKSFTEFAVENNHIRYSLCAVKNVGVHFVENLVAEREEKGIYIDFDDFARRLDKKDINKRTIESLIKCGAFDELIPNRASIMAGYEKILSSISNSRKNNIEGQVSLFDTQLQNEVKAKIIELSEFNDKEKLQMEKEVLGLYLSGHPLNEYKDMLSRITTTTTLTLREMKDNYIENQFKDNMSVKIGGVINKKSIKSTKNKDMMAFLTLEDIYGTVEIIVFPKIFLKESSLLQEDVAILVHGRLSLKEDEEPKIIAEKIESLSNQMDNSLYLRVNNIEDKDLLKEIKKVINQYPGNTYIYYFDSKSKKVFAPQKIEAVELCEELLEELADIIGEENIKIK, encoded by the coding sequence ATGGATAAGAAATTTGTGCATCTTCATCTTCATACTCAGTATAGTTTGCTGGATGGATTTGCCAAAATTGATAAACTAATACAACGCGCCAAGGATTACTCAATGGATGCTGTAGCAATAACAGACCATGGAGTTATGTTTGGCGTTATTGATTTTTATAAAAAAGCAAAGGCAAATGGAATTAAGCCTATAATAGGCTGTGAGGTATATACAGCCTCAAGAACATATAAGGACAAAGAAGGAATAGATAAAAAATCAGGGCATCTAATACTTCTTGCAGAAAATGAAAAGGGCTATAGAAATCTAGTAAAGCTAGTATCTATGGGTTTTGTTGAGGGCTTTTATTATAAACCTAGAATAGACTACAAAATACTAAAGGAGCATTCAGAGGGATTAATTGGACTATCGGCCTGTCTAGCAGGAGAAATCCAGCAAAAGCTTATGAATGGTCAATATAAAGAAGCGAAAGAAATTGCACTTATGCTCAGAGATATATTTGGTGAAAACAATTTTTTTCTAGAGCTTCAAGACCACGGAATAAGAGAGCAGAAAAAGGTAAATATATTTCTTAGAAAGCTTTCACAGGACACGGGGATACCTCTAGTAGCAACCAATGATGTGCATTATGTGGATAAGGACGATGCTAAAACCCATGATATTCTCTTATGTATCCAAACTGGAAAAACCTTAGCAGATGAGCATAAAATGGAATTTGAAACAGATGAATTCTATTTTAAGTCGCAATCAGAAATGTATGAACTGTTTCCAGATGATGCGCAGGCACTTAGAAATACTTGGAAAATTGCCAATAGATGTAATGTGGACTTTGATTTTAATACTATTCATTTGCCTGAGTACAGCGTACCGGAAAACAAAGCTCCTAGCGAGTATCTTAGACAGCTGTGCCAAAATGGCCTCGTAGATAGATATAAAACCATAGATTCTAAGCTTCAAGAAAGACTGGATTTTGAACTTAATGTAATAGAAAATATGGGTTATGTTGAATACTTCCTTATAGTTTGGGATTTTATAGATTTTTCGAAAAGAAGCAATATAATGGTAGGCCCAGGTAGAGGCTCTGCGGCTGGTTCAATTGTAGCCTATACTCTAGGTATTACTGATATAGACCCAATAAAATATGGCTTGCTATTTGAACGCTTTTTAAACCCTGAGAGAGTTTCGATGCCAGATATAGATATAGATTTTTGCTATGAAAAAAGAGAAAAAGTAATTGATTATGTAAGAGAAAAATATGGAAGCGACCATGTATCACAAATCATAACCTTTGGAACCCTTGGAGCTCGTTCATCTATACGAGATGTAGGAAGAGTTATGGGAATAAGCTACAGTGATGTGGATAAAGTAGCAAAGGAAATACCTTTTGCCCTAAACATGACAATTGAAAAGGCGCTTGATTTAAATCCTAATCTAAGAAAAATATACAACGAAGATGAAAAAGCAAGAGAGCTTATAGATGTAGCCAAAAACGTAGAGGGCTTGCCAAGACATGCTTCTACTCACGCAGCAGGAGTTGTTATATCAAAGGAGCCGGTAGACCACTATGTACCTTTATATACTCAAGATAACGCTGTGACTACTCAGTTTCCTATGACCACTCTAGAAGAACTAGGGCTACTTAAAATGGATTTTTTAGGGCTTCGTACTCTTACAGTTATCCAAAAGGCAATAGATATAATATTAAGAACAAGAAATATAACCATAGATTTTTCAAATAGCGATTACGATGATAAGGCAGTATATGAGCTTCTTTCGTCTGGAGATACTCTAGGCGTATTTCAGCTTGAAAGCAGTGGCATGAGACAGTTTATGAAAGAGCTTAAGCCAGAGACCTTCGAAGATATAGTAGCTGGAATTTCGCTTTACAGACCAGGGCCAATGGATTCTATTCCTTTATATATAAAGAATAAAAACAATCCTGATTCTGTAGTTTACGACCATGAATCAATACGCCCTATATTGGAAGTAACTAGAGGAATATTAGTATATCAAGAGCAGGTTATGCAAGTGGTTAGAGATTTAGCTGGATACTCCTATGGCAGGTCAGACCTAGTTAGAAGAGCTATGAGTAAGAAAAAAATGGATGTCATGGAAGAAGAAAGACGTAATTTTGTATATGGAAAAGAAGACGAAAATGGAAATATAGAAATTAATGGATGTGTAAGAAATGGGATTCCAGAAAAAATAGCCAACAAAATATTTGATGATATGATAGATTTTGCAAATTATGCTTTTAATAAATCTCATGCAGCGGCTTACGCTGTGCTTGCTTATGAAACAGCATATTTAAAGGCTTACTATCCTGTTGAATTTATGGCGGCTATAATGACGAGTGTCATGGGAAATACAGATAAAGTTGTAGAGTATATCAGAGAATGCGAAAGGCTAAAAATAGAAGTCCTAAAGCCAGATGTCAACAAAAGCTTCACAGAGTTTGCAGTTGAAAATAACCACATAAGATATAGCCTATGTGCAGTAAAAAATGTAGGAGTACATTTTGTGGAAAATCTGGTAGCTGAAAGAGAAGAAAAGGGCATATATATTGATTTTGATGACTTTGCAAGAAGACTAGATAAAAAGGATATAAACAAAAGAACCATTGAGAGCCTTATAAAATGTGGAGCCTTTGATGAGCTGATACCAAATAGAGCTAGTATCATGGCTGGATATGAAAAAATCCTTTCTAGTATTTCAAATTCAAGGAAAAATAATATAGAAGGACAGGTTTCTCTTTTTGATACTCAGCTTCAAAATGAAGTAAAAGCTAAAATTATAGAGCTTTCTGAGTTTAATGATAAAGAAAAGCTTCAGATGGAAAAAGAAGTACTTGGACTTTACTTAAGTGGTCATCCACTTAATGAATATAAGGATATGCTATCTAGAATAACAACTACAACAACCTTGACGCTAAGAGAAATGAAAGATAATTACATTGAAAACCAATTCAAAGACAATATGAGCGTAAAAATTGGTGGAGTAATAAATAAGAAAAGCATAAAATCGACTAAGAATAAAGACATGATGGCTTTTTTAACCCTAGAGGACATATACGGAACAGTGGAAATAATAGTGTTTCCCAAAATTTTTCTTAAAGAGTCTTCTCTTTTGCAAGAAGATGTAGCAATCCTAGTTCACGGAAGA